A segment of the Corallococcus silvisoli genome:
TCCGGCTGTCGCTGCCCCGCTACGAGTCCTCCACGCGGCTGACCTATCCGCGCCTGTTGCGCTCGCTGTGGGAGCTGCTGAGGGATCTTCCCGGGCTCCGGGCCATCGCGCTCACGGGGGCCCTGATGTACGCCGCGCTCTCCGCCTTCTGGGCGTCGCTGGCGTTCTTCTTGAGCAGTGACGCGTACCACCAGGGGCCCGGCACGGCTGGGATGTTCGGCCTCATCGGGACGGTGGGGGCGCTCGCCGCGAACGTGGCGGGGCGTCATGCGCAGCGCGTCGGTGCGCGAAGGATCGTCCGGGCGTGCATCCTCACGATGCTCGCGGCCTTCGGGGTCTTCGCCGCGTTCGGGACGCTGTGGGCCGGGCTGATCTCTGGCGTGGTGCTGCTGGACCTGGGGGCCCAGGCCGCCACGGTCTCCAACCAGACGGAGCTGTACCGGCTGCATCCGTCCGCGCAGACGCGCCTCAACACGCTCTACAAGATCTTCTATTTCGCGGGCGGTGCCTGCGGTTCGGCGCTCTCCGCCATCGCGTGGGACCACGCCGGCTGGTGGGGCGTGTGTGGCGTGGGCGGCGGGTTCCTGCTCCTCGCCTTCGTCTGGGAGCAGCTCCAGGCACGCCGCGTTCCCGCGCCCGTGTGAGCGCGGCGACGCTCACTTGACGAACGCTGGCAGGCCCTCCGCGAGCGCGTCGATGGCGACCCGCACGCGCACGGGGAGGTGGGGCGTCGTGGGCCAGAGCGCATGGACGTCGAAGCAGAGGCCGGGGTGGCCGGTCAGGACGCGCACCAGCTTCTTGTCGCGCACGTCATCGCGGATGAGCCAGCAGGGCAGCCACGCCAACCCCATGCCCGCGACGGCCGCGTCGGCGATGGCCTCCAGGTCGTC
Coding sequences within it:
- a CDS encoding MFS transporter; the protein is MESPSSAVIAAVPHVQAEQMDRRLLWTMTTATVLAVGNIYYSQPLLGVIARTFDRSASAVGSVPMVSQLGYVTGLLFLTPLGDALEKRRLLVTMLGFAAVALFAAGLAPTFPLFLVACVAIGLSSVLVQILIPFVAALSSAEERGRNLGLVLSAALVGVLLSRTLSGFVATHLGWRGMYFAAGATMLGLGMTLRLSLPRYESSTRLTYPRLLRSLWELLRDLPGLRAIALTGALMYAALSAFWASLAFFLSSDAYHQGPGTAGMFGLIGTVGALAANVAGRHAQRVGARRIVRACILTMLAAFGVFAAFGTLWAGLISGVVLLDLGAQAATVSNQTELYRLHPSAQTRLNTLYKIFYFAGGACGSALSAIAWDHAGWWGVCGVGGGFLLLAFVWEQLQARRVPAPV